From a single Toxoplasma gondii ME49 chromosome II, whole genome shotgun sequence genomic region:
- a CDS encoding prohibitin family protein, putative (encoded by transcript TGME49_221850~Signal peptide predicted by SignalP 2.0 HMM (probability 0.985) with cleavage site probability 0.591 at residue 49) produces MAAQGGRSAWRAVASSFSRWCRTWDAEKRANARVLVGSLLLAGAAWSCGKRVPGGYVGFIQYRDGSVTPYLWEEQAVFPFLPYFQKPVTMRVLPAYKKMSKILRTKDGKEIEAAVKVRLQPKVAFVPELYLRFGREFGRAFLHQELSIDLRSVVKEHSYASLINNDEETDRIVDEIVERFQDAAAFHKVIITEISVVFRNPDDDDENEAA; encoded by the exons ATGGCCGCTCAAGGAGGCAGATCCGCCTGGCGAGCTGTCGCCTCCAGTTTCTCCCGCTGGTGTCGCACTTGGGATGCTGAAAAACGCGCAAACGCCAGAGTCCTCGTTGgatctctcctcctcgctggAGCCGCCTGGTCTTGTGGAAAACGCGTCCCCGGTGGCTATGTCGGCTTCATCCAGTACCGAGACG GGAGTGTTACGCCGTATCTCTGGGAGGAGCAAGCGgtctttccgtttcttccctaCTTCCAAAAGCCAGTGACAATGCGTGTGTTGCCTGCCTACAAGAAGATGAGTAAAATTCTGAGGACGAAGGATGGAAAGGAGATAGAG GCTGCTGTGAAAGTGCGTCTGCAGCCCAAGGTGGCTTTTGTTCCGGAACTTTATCTGCGCTTCGGACGCGAATTCGGtcgcgcgtttctgcatCAGGAACTGAGCATCGACCTCCGAAGCGTTGTCAAGGAACACTCTTACGCGTCCCTGATcaacaacgacgaagaaacagacagaatTGTCGACGAGATTGTCGAGCGCTTCCAGGACGCAGCGGCCTTCCACAAGGTTATCATAACAGAAATT AGTGTCGTTTTCAGAAACCCTGACGACGATGATGAGAATGAAGCAGCATGA